In a single window of the Pelagibacterium sp. 26DY04 genome:
- the leuB gene encoding 3-isopropylmalate dehydrogenase gives MTHTLFLLPGDGIGTEIMAEVEKLIAYLNGKGLTDFAYETGLVGGCAYDAHGAAISEEDMGKALAADAVIFGAVGGPKWDNVPYDVRPEAGLLRLRKDLGLFANLRPAICYSALADASSLKKELVEGLDILIVRELTGGVYFGEPKQITDLGNGQKRAVDTQVYETYEIDRIARVAFDLAMTRGKKVHSADKKNVMKSGVLWDEVVKQAAKDYPEIELQQILADNAAMQLVRNPKQFDVMVTDNLFGDILSDAAAMLTGSLGMLPSASLGAPDPETGRRKAMYEPVHGSAPDIAGQGIANPIAMIASFAMALRYSFGMIELASRLETAISDVLEDGLRTGDIMQTGCRRVTTTEMGDAIIAKLG, from the coding sequence ATGACGCACACCCTCTTCCTCCTGCCCGGCGACGGCATCGGCACCGAGATCATGGCCGAGGTCGAAAAGCTCATCGCCTATCTCAACGGCAAGGGGCTGACCGATTTCGCCTATGAAACCGGGCTCGTGGGCGGGTGCGCCTATGATGCGCACGGGGCGGCGATTTCCGAGGAGGACATGGGCAAGGCGCTGGCCGCTGACGCGGTGATCTTCGGCGCGGTGGGCGGGCCGAAATGGGACAACGTGCCCTATGACGTGCGGCCCGAAGCGGGGCTGCTCAGGCTGCGCAAGGATCTGGGGCTGTTTGCAAACCTTCGTCCCGCCATCTGCTATTCGGCGCTTGCCGATGCCTCGTCGCTCAAAAAGGAGCTGGTCGAGGGGCTCGATATATTGATCGTGCGCGAATTGACCGGCGGGGTTTATTTCGGCGAGCCCAAACAGATCACCGATCTGGGCAATGGGCAGAAGCGGGCGGTCGATACCCAGGTTTACGAGACCTATGAGATCGACCGGATCGCGCGGGTGGCTTTCGATCTCGCCATGACGCGGGGCAAGAAGGTCCATTCGGCGGACAAGAAGAACGTTATGAAGTCTGGCGTGCTCTGGGACGAGGTGGTGAAACAGGCCGCCAAGGACTATCCCGAGATCGAATTGCAGCAGATCCTTGCCGACAATGCGGCGATGCAGCTCGTGCGCAATCCCAAGCAGTTCGACGTGATGGTGACCGATAATCTCTTCGGTGACATCCTTTCGGACGCCGCGGCCATGCTGACAGGTTCGCTGGGGATGCTGCCCTCGGCGTCGCTGGGGGCGCCCGATCCGGAGACGGGGCGGCGCAAGGCGATGTATGAGCCCGTGCACGGCTCGGCCCCCGATATCGCCGGGCAGGGGATCGCCAACCCAATCGCGATGATCGCGAGCTTTGCCATGGCGCTGCGCTATTCGTTCGGGATGATCGAGCTGGCGAGCCGGCTCGAGACGGCGATTTCAGACGTGCTCGAGGATGGGCTGCGCACCGGGGACATCATGCAGACCGGGTGCCGGCGGGTGACGACGACCGAAATGGGCGATGCGATCATCGCCAAGCTGGGGTAG
- a CDS encoding GNAT family N-acetyltransferase — protein sequence MTEIRLTLEPSDADSGVLTNLIRSANTAAGAGPDHYQPVGFLIPDPQTGETIGGLTGYALFEWLFVQFLAVPENLRGQGLGSQLLARAEDWAKERGLKGMWLDTFAFGAPEFYRAHGFTEFATIEDHPTGSRRHFFLKRF from the coding sequence ATGACCGAAATTCGCCTCACACTCGAGCCCAGCGATGCCGATTCCGGCGTGCTGACGAACCTTATCCGCAGTGCCAATACCGCGGCGGGCGCCGGGCCGGACCATTATCAGCCCGTCGGCTTTCTCATCCCCGATCCGCAAACCGGGGAAACCATCGGCGGGCTAACCGGATATGCCTTGTTCGAGTGGCTGTTCGTCCAGTTCCTGGCCGTGCCGGAAAACCTGCGCGGCCAAGGCCTCGGCAGCCAGTTGCTGGCGCGGGCCGAAGACTGGGCGAAAGAACGCGGGCTCAAGGGCATGTGGCTCGATACCTTCGCCTTCGGCGCGCCCGAATTCTACAGGGCGCACGGGTTCACCGAATTCGCGACCATCGAGGATCATCCGACCGGTTCGCGCCGCCATTTCTTTCTCAAGCGCTTCTAG
- the leuD gene encoding 3-isopropylmalate dehydratase small subunit — protein MDKFTTLTGVAAPLPIINIDTDMIIPKQYLKTIKRTGLGTALFAEMRYNEDGSEKEDFVLNKPAYRNAKIVIAGDNFGCGSSREHAPWALLDFGIRCVISTSFADIFYNNCFKNGILPIVVTPEQLELLLDDAERGSNATLTVDLEAQTISGPDGGTISFDIDPARKQVLLEGLDDIAMTLKKDETIGGFEGKMAENRPWI, from the coding sequence ATGGACAAGTTCACGACATTGACGGGCGTCGCCGCGCCGCTGCCGATCATCAATATCGACACCGACATGATCATCCCCAAGCAGTATCTCAAGACCATCAAGCGCACCGGGCTGGGAACGGCGCTGTTCGCCGAGATGCGCTACAATGAGGATGGCAGCGAGAAGGAAGACTTCGTTCTCAACAAGCCCGCCTATCGCAACGCCAAGATCGTGATCGCCGGCGACAATTTCGGCTGCGGGTCCAGCCGCGAGCATGCGCCCTGGGCGCTGCTCGATTTCGGCATCCGCTGCGTGATTTCGACCAGCTTTGCCGACATCTTCTATAACAACTGCTTCAAGAACGGCATTTTGCCCATCGTCGTCACCCCCGAGCAGCTCGAATTGCTGCTCGACGATGCCGAGCGCGGATCGAACGCGACGTTGACGGTGGATCTCGAGGCGCAGACCATTTCCGGGCCCGATGGCGGCACGATTTCCTTCGACATCGATCCAGCCCGCAAGCAGGTGCTGCTCGAAGGGCTCGACGACATCGCCATGACGCTCAAGAAGGACGAGACGATCGGCGGGTTTGAAGGCAAGATGGCCGAGAACCGGCCCTGGATCTGA
- the deoD gene encoding purine-nucleoside phosphorylase: MTPHNHAKPGDYAEAVLLPGDPLRAKWIAETFLSDARLVNSVRNCLGFTGTWNGKPVSVQATGMGQPSTAIYVHELLNVYCAKTMIRVGTCGGLNTNVKVRDVVIGASAATDSTIVKGAFGNYNYAPAADFALLRAADDAARAHGKTVHVGGIVSSDIFYHPSGLDAYAPLIEHGILGVEMEAATLYTLAARFGARALTICTMTDCLITGAEIDAEARQSSLTDMVEIALEVATEA; encoded by the coding sequence ATGACGCCGCACAACCACGCAAAGCCTGGCGACTATGCCGAAGCGGTGCTGCTGCCCGGCGATCCCCTGCGCGCCAAATGGATCGCCGAAACCTTCCTTTCAGACGCGCGCCTGGTCAATTCCGTCCGCAATTGCCTGGGCTTTACCGGCACATGGAACGGCAAGCCCGTTTCGGTCCAGGCCACAGGCATGGGCCAGCCCTCGACCGCCATCTATGTGCATGAGCTTTTGAACGTCTATTGCGCCAAAACCATGATCCGCGTGGGCACCTGCGGCGGTCTCAACACCAACGTCAAGGTCCGCGACGTGGTGATCGGCGCTTCGGCCGCCACCGACTCCACCATCGTCAAGGGCGCCTTCGGCAATTACAACTACGCCCCCGCCGCCGATTTCGCGCTCCTGCGCGCCGCCGACGACGCAGCCCGCGCCCACGGCAAGACGGTGCATGTGGGCGGCATCGTCTCCTCGGACATCTTCTACCACCCCTCCGGCCTCGACGCCTATGCCCCGCTCATCGAGCACGGCATTTTAGGCGTGGAAATGGAAGCGGCCACCCTCTACACCCTCGCCGCCCGCTTCGGCGCCCGGGCTCTGACCATCTGCACAATGACCGATTGCCTGATCACCGGCGCCGAAATCGACGCCGAGGCACGGCAGAGTTCATTGACCGACATGGTCGAAATCGCCCTCGAGGTGGCGACGGAGGCGTAA
- the purH gene encoding bifunctional phosphoribosylaminoimidazolecarboxamide formyltransferase/IMP cyclohydrolase has translation MGQAGATKVKRALLSVSDKTGIIEFATALAGLGVEIVSTGGTRKALAEEGLPVIDISEVTGFPEIMDGRVKTLHPKVHGGLLGIRSNDAHKSAMRIHDISPIDLVVVNLYPFAETVAKGAAYDEVIENIDIGGPAMIRAAAKNHGDVTVIVDPADYADVLAALKEGGEVPYPRRQKYAGKAYARTAAYDAAVSNWFANTLDVPDLAWRSFAGRLRETMRYGENPHQWAAFYTDGSNRPGVATATQVQGKQLSFNNINDTDAAFELVAEFDPEKTAAVAIIKHANPCGVGQGATLVEAYQAALKCDPVSAFGGIVALNRPLDEAAAGEIVKLFTEVIIAPGASEGAIEIIEGKKNLRLLVTDALPDPKAEGMTVRSVAGGLLVQTRDNANADDYELKVVTRRAPTEKEMADLLVAAKVAKHVKSNAIVYVKDGATVGIGAGQMSRVDSARTAHRKSIDAAQAAGIEGALTQGSVVASDAFFPFADGLEALVEAGATAVIQPGGSVRDEEVIAAADAAGLAMVFTGTRHFRH, from the coding sequence ATGGGCCAGGCGGGTGCAACCAAAGTCAAAAGGGCGCTGCTTTCGGTGTCCGACAAGACCGGGATCATCGAATTCGCGACGGCCCTGGCCGGGCTCGGGGTCGAGATCGTTTCCACCGGCGGCACGCGCAAGGCTTTGGCCGAAGAGGGGCTGCCGGTGATCGATATTTCCGAGGTCACCGGATTTCCCGAGATCATGGACGGGCGGGTCAAGACGCTGCACCCCAAGGTGCATGGCGGGCTCTTGGGCATCCGCTCCAACGACGCGCACAAAAGCGCCATGCGCATCCATGACATCTCGCCCATCGATCTGGTTGTCGTGAACCTTTATCCGTTCGCCGAAACCGTCGCCAAGGGCGCCGCCTATGACGAGGTGATCGAAAACATCGACATCGGCGGGCCGGCGATGATCCGGGCGGCGGCCAAGAACCATGGGGACGTGACGGTGATCGTCGATCCGGCCGATTATGCCGATGTGCTGGCCGCCCTCAAGGAGGGGGGCGAAGTGCCCTATCCGCGCCGGCAGAAATATGCGGGCAAGGCCTACGCCCGGACGGCGGCCTATGACGCGGCGGTCTCGAACTGGTTCGCCAACACCCTCGATGTGCCCGATCTTGCCTGGCGCAGCTTTGCGGGGCGCTTGCGCGAAACCATGCGCTATGGCGAAAACCCGCATCAATGGGCGGCATTCTATACCGACGGGTCCAACCGGCCGGGCGTTGCGACGGCGACCCAGGTGCAGGGCAAGCAGCTTTCGTTCAACAACATCAACGATACCGACGCAGCGTTCGAACTGGTAGCCGAGTTCGATCCCGAAAAGACGGCGGCGGTGGCCATCATCAAGCACGCCAATCCGTGCGGGGTGGGGCAGGGCGCAACGCTGGTCGAAGCCTATCAGGCGGCGCTCAAATGCGATCCGGTGTCGGCCTTCGGCGGCATCGTGGCGCTCAACCGGCCGCTCGACGAGGCGGCGGCGGGCGAGATCGTCAAGCTCTTTACCGAAGTGATCATCGCGCCGGGGGCCAGCGAAGGGGCGATCGAGATCATCGAAGGCAAGAAGAACCTGCGCCTGCTTGTAACCGACGCGCTGCCCGATCCCAAGGCCGAGGGGATGACCGTGCGTTCGGTGGCCGGCGGGCTGCTGGTCCAGACGCGCGACAATGCCAATGCCGATGATTACGAGCTCAAGGTGGTGACGCGGCGCGCGCCCACCGAAAAGGAAATGGCCGACCTGCTGGTCGCCGCAAAGGTCGCCAAGCACGTCAAGTCCAACGCCATCGTCTATGTCAAGGACGGGGCGACGGTGGGGATTGGCGCGGGGCAGATGAGCCGGGTGGATTCGGCACGCACGGCACACCGCAAATCGATCGATGCCGCGCAGGCGGCTGGGATCGAGGGGGCTTTGACGCAAGGCTCGGTCGTGGCGTCGGACGCGTTCTTCCCCTTTGCCGACGGGCTCGAGGCGCTGGTCGAAGCCGGAGCGACGGCGGTGATCCAGCCGGGCGGCTCGGTGCGCGACGAGGAAGTGATCGCTGCGGCCGACGCGGCGGGGCTGGCGATGGTGTTCACCGGCACGCGGCATTTCAGGCATTGA
- a CDS encoding heparinase II/III family protein has translation MGVFEVLRFGLRRAGLGLADRTVTHALFSWTWSGADAGKFVPRLAEFRPADAQTVIEMMEGKYLLSGRLVETGGQSPFAVDTEADDWFEDLHGFGWLRHFSALTDPGQRAFARTLVLDWIARFGTFERDAWDVFITARRVLNWLKSFSLLAEGATAEQMRAIARSLSVQISSLKVRAAFVSDPLERLMVEIALAGAALSESEESRELAAHIERLGMLLEGGLDDDGLVKSRSPFAQIQILSEIIPVNQVLGQRHGTVSSGIARRIEAMHRALEKLVLGTREPVYANGCGQVPVELVLAIAAQSGVRATGSGLCGGYGILVDGPGKVVADSGQVPPVEFAADAHAGALSFEYACGSTLVAGNCGPAPGQLAESRNLFRHTSAHSAPTIEDISSAGIGRSGALQLRGAPPQITLEAQENAVEMRSGAYRDRYGLDIVRRLTLMGGGQTLVGQDRFMAAGRTARQQGMFSIRFHLAPGVVTERSSGEDLIRMIYRNGEAWSFLWEGASADIEDSVRHSAHFGLIKTRQIVLHGTARNEAEIAWVFTRQS, from the coding sequence ATGGGCGTATTTGAAGTTTTGCGTTTCGGTCTGCGGCGGGCGGGCCTGGGGCTAGCCGACCGCACGGTGACCCACGCGCTGTTTTCATGGACATGGTCGGGAGCCGATGCCGGCAAGTTCGTGCCCCGGCTCGCCGAATTCCGCCCCGCCGACGCCCAGACGGTCATCGAGATGATGGAGGGCAAATATCTGCTCTCGGGACGCCTGGTGGAAACCGGCGGCCAATCCCCCTTTGCCGTCGATACCGAAGCCGACGATTGGTTCGAGGACCTTCATGGCTTTGGCTGGCTGCGGCACTTTTCGGCGCTGACCGATCCCGGCCAGCGCGCCTTTGCCCGCACCCTGGTGCTCGACTGGATCGCCCGGTTCGGCACTTTCGAGCGCGATGCCTGGGACGTGTTCATCACGGCCCGGCGGGTGCTCAACTGGCTCAAATCCTTTTCGCTGCTGGCCGAAGGGGCAACGGCCGAGCAGATGCGGGCCATTGCGCGCTCGCTTTCGGTACAGATCTCCTCGCTCAAGGTGCGGGCGGCGTTCGTCAGCGATCCGCTCGAGCGGCTGATGGTCGAGATCGCGCTGGCGGGCGCCGCGCTCAGCGAAAGCGAGGAGAGCCGGGAGCTGGCGGCTCACATCGAGCGGCTGGGAATGTTGCTGGAAGGCGGGCTCGACGATGACGGGCTGGTCAAATCCCGCAGCCCCTTCGCCCAGATCCAGATCCTGTCCGAGATCATTCCGGTCAACCAGGTTCTGGGGCAGCGGCATGGGACGGTTTCGTCGGGAATCGCAAGGCGTATCGAAGCCATGCACCGGGCGCTCGAAAAGCTGGTGCTGGGGACGCGCGAGCCGGTCTATGCCAATGGCTGCGGGCAGGTGCCGGTGGAACTGGTTTTGGCCATCGCCGCGCAATCGGGCGTGCGCGCCACCGGGTCGGGACTGTGCGGGGGGTATGGGATCCTGGTCGACGGTCCGGGCAAGGTGGTGGCCGATTCGGGCCAGGTCCCGCCGGTCGAATTTGCCGCCGATGCCCATGCGGGGGCGCTGAGCTTCGAATATGCGTGCGGCTCGACACTGGTTGCGGGCAATTGCGGGCCGGCGCCGGGGCAGTTGGCCGAAAGCCGCAACCTCTTCCGTCACACCTCGGCCCATAGCGCGCCGACCATCGAAGACATATCGAGCGCCGGGATCGGACGAAGCGGAGCGCTGCAGTTGCGCGGCGCGCCGCCGCAAATCACACTCGAAGCCCAGGAAAACGCTGTCGAGATGCGCTCGGGCGCCTATCGCGACCGGTACGGTCTCGACATCGTGCGGCGCCTGACGCTGATGGGGGGCGGGCAGACCCTGGTGGGGCAGGACAGGTTTATGGCCGCCGGACGGACGGCGCGCCAGCAGGGCATGTTCTCGATCCGCTTTCACCTCGCCCCAGGGGTGGTGACCGAGCGCTCGAGCGGTGAAGACCTGATCCGCATGATCTATCGCAATGGCGAAGCCTGGTCGTTTCTCTGGGAAGGAGCGTCGGCCGATATCGAGGACAGCGTGCGCCATTCGGCGCATTTCGGGCTGATCAAGACGCGGCAGATCGTGCTGCATGGCACCGCGCGCAACGAGGCGGAAATCGCCTGGGTGTTCACGCGGCAATCGTGA
- a CDS encoding transcription antitermination factor NusB, translated as MTNKHDLPGLKLRLEAAFHLRHVLEGKPFAPIGGDRLAEGRDRALANKMVTVALRRHGQIDAVLEAMLNKGVPQRAGILEAVLRIGVAQLLYMDEIPAHSAIHLAVESARADKRAGRFDRLVNGVLRSVQREAGKFSTFPHDLLVPQWLQSRWRAAYGDGAIAAFSERLIETPPLDLTLKAPDEDLTASLGGEPVLGASVRLASREASVADLPGFAQGKWWVQDVSASVPARLLGVKPGDKVLDLCAAPGGKTAQLAAAGAEVTALDISAERMERVAANLDRLGLAAELVVGDALDYRPGPVFDAVLLDAPCSATGTFRRHPEVLWHRDEKGIAERVALQRKMLTHAAGLVKPGGRLVYCVCSLEREEGEEQIDWAKSALGDFVLDPIAASEMEGWDAPLSGEGAVRITPALDLPGKVGGGLDGFFMARLIKKAG; from the coding sequence TTGACGAATAAACACGATCTGCCCGGCCTCAAGCTTCGGCTTGAGGCCGCTTTTCATCTCAGGCATGTGCTCGAGGGCAAGCCCTTCGCCCCGATCGGCGGCGACAGGCTGGCCGAGGGGCGCGACAGGGCGTTGGCAAACAAGATGGTCACCGTCGCCCTGCGCCGGCACGGGCAGATCGATGCCGTGCTCGAGGCGATGCTCAATAAGGGCGTGCCGCAGCGAGCGGGCATTCTCGAGGCGGTGCTGCGGATCGGTGTGGCGCAGCTTCTCTACATGGACGAGATTCCGGCCCATTCGGCGATCCACCTTGCCGTCGAATCGGCGCGGGCCGACAAGCGCGCCGGGCGGTTCGACAGACTGGTCAATGGCGTGCTGCGCTCGGTCCAGCGAGAGGCCGGCAAGTTCTCGACGTTTCCCCACGATCTGCTGGTTCCCCAATGGCTGCAATCGCGTTGGCGTGCCGCCTATGGCGATGGGGCGATTGCAGCATTTTCTGAACGGCTTATCGAGACACCGCCGCTCGATCTGACCCTCAAGGCTCCCGATGAAGATTTGACGGCATCGCTGGGCGGCGAGCCGGTGCTGGGGGCGAGCGTGCGGCTCGCCTCGCGCGAGGCGAGCGTTGCCGATCTGCCCGGGTTCGCCCAGGGCAAATGGTGGGTGCAGGATGTTTCGGCTTCCGTTCCGGCCCGGTTGCTCGGGGTTAAGCCGGGAGACAAGGTGCTCGACCTTTGCGCGGCGCCGGGGGGCAAGACGGCGCAATTGGCGGCGGCGGGGGCCGAGGTCACAGCGCTCGACATTTCCGCCGAGCGCATGGAACGCGTGGCTGCAAATCTGGATCGGCTGGGGCTCGCGGCCGAACTGGTGGTGGGCGACGCGCTCGATTATCGGCCGGGCCCGGTGTTCGACGCGGTGCTGCTCGATGCGCCCTGTTCGGCGACCGGCACGTTCCGGCGGCACCCGGAGGTGCTCTGGCATCGGGATGAAAAGGGAATCGCCGAGCGCGTTGCGCTGCAGCGAAAAATGCTCACCCATGCCGCCGGCCTGGTCAAGCCGGGAGGGAGGCTCGTCTATTGCGTCTGTTCCCTCGAACGGGAAGAGGGCGAAGAGCAGATCGATTGGGCCAAATCGGCGCTGGGCGATTTCGTTCTCGATCCCATCGCCGCTTCGGAGATGGAGGGCTGGGACGCCCCACTGAGCGGCGAAGGCGCTGTGCGAATCACGCCGGCGCTGGACCTGCCGGGAAAAGTGGGGGGAGGCCTCGACGGCTTTTTCATGGCACGACTGATCAAAAAAGCCGGCTGA
- the htpX gene encoding zinc metalloprotease HtpX — MNALRTTILLAGMTALFMGVGYLIGGTGGMAIAFLFALGTNAFAYWNSDKMVLSMQGAKEIDPRSAPELYQMTQRLADNAGLPMPKLYLIETDQPNAFATGRSPEKGVVAVSSGLVKYLDSREVAAVIAHELAHIKNRDTLTMTVTATLAGAISMLAQFGLFFGGGRDNSNPLGVFGTIAMVILAPIAAMLVQMAVSRTREYEADKDGAAICGDPTALASALEKISAIGKRTVNVAAERAPAMAHMYISNPLSGARMDNLFSTHPNVENRIRALMDMARVSGGGGGQTPRSRVNPVEANVRPGQSWRTPGTRPRGDDGGAAGPWG, encoded by the coding sequence ATGAACGCATTGCGAACCACGATCCTTCTGGCCGGCATGACGGCGCTGTTCATGGGCGTGGGCTATCTGATCGGCGGCACGGGTGGCATGGCCATCGCCTTCCTGTTCGCGCTGGGCACCAATGCCTTTGCCTATTGGAATTCGGACAAGATGGTGCTCTCGATGCAGGGCGCCAAGGAGATCGATCCGCGCTCGGCGCCCGAGCTCTATCAGATGACCCAGCGGCTGGCCGACAATGCCGGGCTACCGATGCCCAAGCTTTACCTCATCGAAACCGACCAGCCCAATGCGTTCGCGACCGGCCGCAGCCCGGAAAAGGGCGTGGTGGCCGTGTCCTCGGGGCTCGTCAAATATCTCGACAGCCGGGAAGTGGCCGCGGTGATCGCGCACGAGCTTGCCCACATCAAGAACCGCGATACGCTGACCATGACGGTGACCGCGACGCTGGCCGGTGCGATCTCGATGCTGGCCCAGTTCGGGCTGTTCTTCGGCGGCGGGCGCGACAACAGCAATCCCCTTGGCGTCTTCGGCACCATTGCCATGGTGATCCTGGCTCCCATCGCCGCGATGCTGGTGCAGATGGCGGTGAGCCGGACGCGGGAATACGAGGCCGACAAGGACGGCGCGGCGATCTGCGGCGATCCGACCGCGCTGGCCAGCGCGCTCGAAAAGATCTCGGCCATCGGCAAGCGCACGGTCAATGTGGCGGCCGAGCGCGCCCCGGCCATGGCGCATATGTACATCTCCAACCCGCTGTCGGGGGCACGGATGGACAATCTGTTTTCCACCCACCCCAATGTGGAAAACCGCATCCGCGCCCTGATGGACATGGCACGGGTTTCCGGCGGAGGCGGTGGTCAAACGCCGCGCAGCCGGGTAAACCCCGTCGAGGCCAATGTCCGGCCCGGCCAGAGCTGGCGTACGCCCGGCACGCGGCCGCGTGGGGACGATGGCGGAGCGGCCGGACCCTGGGGATAG
- a CDS encoding DUF1674 domain-containing protein: MITAFNTKRPDPEIAKRALEEAKARRAEIDAKTSAAPREIDGRGGLDPARYGDWEIKGISSDF; encoded by the coding sequence ATGATCACAGCCTTCAATACCAAGCGTCCGGACCCCGAAATCGCCAAAAGAGCGCTCGAGGAAGCCAAGGCGCGCCGCGCCGAGATCGATGCCAAAACCTCTGCCGCCCCGCGCGAAATCGACGGCCGCGGCGGCCTCGACCCCGCCCGCTACGGCGATTGGGAGATCAAGGGCATCTCGTCCGATTTCTAA
- a CDS encoding OpgC domain-containing protein, translated as MHKRHSRLMPELPMRSVRDPRIDVLRGLALVMIFINHVPGNALEHFTNRNWGFSDAAEAFVFLSGTAAGLAYASGFLSAPYWPGIARVWARARTLYFVHLSTTAMAIGIFAAAALWFGLYELLTTINLRPAFANPLAVLIGIPLLGHQLGYFNILPLYLTLLLVTPLLLWVGLRRPYLLLAASVIVWVLAGQFRINLPNYPNPGGWFFNPFSWQIIFVLGLLTGIFLKRGERFVPRIGWLMWLCGAWLVATIIWKHVPGVGPVANRFMAELGNAGVPFYLVSFDKTYAAMLRLSHFLALAYILSCFSWVYIASESRWAEPFRLLGQNGLAVFATGSVLSVLLQAVNAGIERSLLTDLVLIGAGLGVQFALAYALRVTKRAQANKKAIAAKAAP; from the coding sequence ATGCATAAACGCCATAGCCGGCTGATGCCGGAATTGCCGATGCGCTCGGTCCGCGATCCGCGCATCGACGTGTTGCGCGGACTGGCGCTGGTGATGATCTTCATCAACCACGTGCCGGGCAATGCGCTGGAACATTTCACCAATCGCAATTGGGGATTTTCCGACGCCGCCGAAGCGTTCGTCTTTCTTTCGGGCACGGCGGCCGGGCTCGCCTATGCGTCGGGGTTCCTGAGCGCGCCCTACTGGCCCGGCATCGCCAGGGTCTGGGCGCGGGCGCGGACGCTCTATTTCGTGCATCTTTCGACGACCGCCATGGCGATCGGCATCTTTGCGGCGGCAGCGCTCTGGTTCGGGCTTTACGAGCTTTTGACCACCATCAACCTGCGGCCCGCTTTCGCTAACCCCCTGGCTGTGCTGATCGGCATTCCCCTACTGGGACATCAACTCGGCTATTTCAATATCCTGCCGCTCTATCTCACCTTGCTGCTGGTGACCCCGCTGTTGCTCTGGGTGGGACTGAGGCGTCCTTATCTCCTGCTTGCCGCTTCGGTGATCGTCTGGGTGCTGGCCGGGCAATTCCGCATCAACCTGCCCAACTATCCCAATCCGGGCGGCTGGTTCTTCAATCCGTTTTCCTGGCAGATCATATTCGTGCTTGGGCTTTTGACTGGGATTTTCCTCAAGCGCGGCGAGCGTTTCGTGCCCCGGATCGGCTGGCTGATGTGGCTGTGCGGCGCCTGGCTGGTTGCCACGATCATCTGGAAGCATGTGCCCGGAGTTGGGCCGGTTGCCAACCGCTTCATGGCGGAGCTGGGCAACGCCGGGGTGCCGTTCTATCTCGTCTCGTTCGACAAGACCTATGCCGCGATGCTGCGGCTGAGCCATTTCCTGGCGCTGGCCTACATTCTTTCCTGCTTTTCCTGGGTCTATATAGCCTCGGAAAGCCGGTGGGCCGAGCCTTTTCGTCTTTTGGGACAGAACGGGCTTGCGGTTTTTGCCACCGGATCGGTGCTGTCTGTGCTGCTGCAGGCCGTCAATGCGGGGATCGAGCGGAGCCTTCTGACCGATCTGGTGCTGATCGGGGCTGGGCTCGGGGTGCAGTTCGCGCTGGCCTATGCGCTCAGGGTCACCAAGCGGGCGCAGGCGAACAAGAAGGCGATAGCGGCCAAGGCGGCGCCTTAG